In one Cytobacillus luteolus genomic region, the following are encoded:
- a CDS encoding class I SAM-dependent DNA methyltransferase, with protein sequence MKNNLEEYNDPTLYDLENESYKEDIPFLLKFASRIDGPIIDLACGTGRATIPLAEENHQLIGIDLHRGMLNEARRKASELQLSIDWILQDCTKLKLPMKSKLIYSVGNSFQHFLSNEEQDGLLFSVYQHLETDGIFIFNTRFPSEEELLQPSTEEYWRTYEDLETLCKVDVYTISSYDSLLQVQDYTTIRRFKNENEEVINESRTNISLRYVFPKEMERVLSSNGFEIVKVYEDWNETPLTSESTRMIYVCKKIAK encoded by the coding sequence TTGAAAAATAATCTAGAAGAATACAATGACCCAACTTTATATGACTTAGAAAATGAATCCTATAAAGAGGATATACCATTCTTGTTAAAGTTTGCGTCGAGGATAGATGGACCTATCATTGACTTAGCCTGCGGTACAGGAAGAGCTACAATTCCACTTGCGGAAGAGAATCATCAATTAATTGGCATCGATCTTCATCGAGGAATGTTAAATGAAGCAAGGAGGAAAGCTTCAGAATTACAGTTATCTATTGATTGGATACTCCAAGATTGCACTAAGTTAAAACTTCCTATGAAAAGTAAACTAATCTATTCTGTGGGGAATTCATTTCAACATTTTCTTTCAAATGAGGAACAAGATGGCCTGCTCTTCTCGGTTTATCAACATTTAGAAACAGACGGTATCTTCATTTTTAATACCCGATTTCCAAGTGAAGAGGAGTTACTTCAACCGAGTACTGAAGAGTATTGGAGAACATATGAAGATCTTGAAACTTTATGTAAAGTTGATGTATATACAATAAGTTCTTATGATTCACTCCTACAGGTTCAAGATTACACAACGATTAGAAGGTTCAAAAATGAAAATGAAGAGGTAATTAATGAATCGAGAACCAACATTAGCTTGCGTTATGTTTTTCCAAAAGAGATGGAACGTGTTTTATCCTCAAATGGCTTTGAAATAGTTAAAGTATATGAGGATTGGAATGAAACTCCTTTAACGAGTGAAAGCACTCGAATGATTTATGTTTGTAAAAAAATAGCGAAATAG
- a CDS encoding ArsR/SmtB family transcription factor, whose translation MEKDEHTILPLETIDEASRIFKALSDPTRIKILYLLSQEECSVSHMVEVLEMTQSAVSHQLSLLRNLRLVKYRREGNTFFYTYDDEHVIEILNQVLSHIDHT comes from the coding sequence ATGGAAAAAGATGAACACACAATTTTACCATTAGAAACCATTGATGAAGCATCACGCATCTTTAAGGCATTATCTGACCCTACTAGAATTAAAATCTTATATTTACTCTCTCAAGAGGAGTGTTCTGTTAGCCATATGGTTGAGGTCCTCGAAATGACTCAATCAGCTGTTTCTCACCAGCTTAGCTTATTAAGAAATCTTAGATTGGTTAAATATCGTCGAGAAGGCAACACGTTTTTTTATACATATGACGATGAACATGTCATAGAAATCTTAAACCAAGTTCTATCGCATATAGACCACACCTAA
- a CDS encoding GNAT family N-acetyltransferase, with amino-acid sequence MSINIIDITNSVVAKAVLDVQIPAYQVEAEIIQFYDLPPLKDTVESLTQCGETFIGFYIDGELCGVISYKIENTVIDIHRLVVHPRHFRKGIAKGLLEFVESSFNASYSLTVSTGAKNSPAITFYNKNGFTKTKEIPITEGLTIACFRKYIKTEGGSN; translated from the coding sequence ATGTCGATAAATATAATAGATATTACAAATTCAGTGGTAGCAAAGGCTGTACTAGATGTGCAAATTCCGGCTTATCAGGTGGAGGCTGAAATCATTCAATTTTATGACCTTCCTCCATTAAAGGATACAGTCGAAAGTTTGACTCAGTGTGGAGAAACATTTATTGGATTTTACATAGACGGAGAACTGTGTGGAGTCATTTCTTATAAGATAGAGAATACAGTAATTGATATCCATAGATTAGTGGTTCATCCACGTCATTTTCGTAAAGGGATTGCGAAGGGGTTATTAGAGTTTGTAGAGAGTTCATTTAATGCTTCATACTCTTTGACTGTATCAACAGGTGCTAAAAATAGCCCAGCGATTACGTTTTATAACAAAAATGGTTTCACAAAGACCAAAGAAATACCAATAACGGAAGGTCTAACAATAGCCTGTTTTAGGAAGTATATCAAAACTGAAGGTGGTTCCAATTGA
- a CDS encoding cation diffusion facilitator family transporter → MAHHHHHHHGHDHHHDHHHHFEITREGNKKGLLIALVITTSIMLLEFFGGLLTNSLALLSDAGHMLSDASSLLLSLIAIWFASRPPSPKKTYGFYRVEILAALFNGVSLFIIAGFIVWEAFERFLAPPTVASGTMIIIASVGLFANLVSAWALIRKGDVKNNVNLRSAYLHVLGDALGSVGAIIAGIVMLMFSWYIADPIISVIVALLILKSAWGVILHSIHILMEGTPTTLNQHEVKNELLQITGVKDIHDLHIWTITSGLDSLSCHMVIEDQIDSQEILQHAIDKIKDKFHIVHTTIQIETSKIQHKETLCMKKYNECIF, encoded by the coding sequence ATGGCTCATCATCATCATCATCACCATGGTCACGATCATCATCATGATCACCACCATCATTTCGAGATTACTAGAGAAGGAAATAAAAAAGGTTTACTTATAGCTTTAGTAATTACCACTAGCATAATGCTTCTTGAGTTTTTTGGAGGTTTATTAACGAATAGTTTGGCTTTATTAAGTGATGCTGGTCATATGTTAAGTGACGCAAGTTCTTTATTATTAAGCTTAATAGCAATTTGGTTTGCTTCAAGACCACCTTCACCTAAAAAGACCTATGGGTTTTACCGCGTTGAAATTTTAGCAGCTTTGTTTAATGGAGTTTCCTTATTTATCATCGCGGGCTTTATTGTTTGGGAAGCCTTCGAACGCTTTTTAGCCCCTCCAACAGTTGCAAGTGGTACTATGATCATCATAGCTTCTGTTGGATTGTTTGCAAATTTAGTAAGTGCCTGGGCACTAATCCGAAAAGGTGATGTGAAGAATAACGTAAATCTACGAAGTGCTTACCTACACGTCTTGGGAGATGCATTAGGTTCAGTAGGTGCTATAATCGCAGGAATTGTGATGTTAATGTTTTCATGGTACATTGCAGACCCCATCATCTCAGTAATCGTGGCCCTTCTAATTCTAAAAAGTGCATGGGGCGTCATACTACATTCAATCCATATCCTAATGGAAGGAACTCCGACTACCCTTAATCAACACGAGGTAAAAAATGAACTATTACAAATCACTGGCGTTAAAGATATTCACGACCTTCACATCTGGACGATCACATCAGGTTTAGATTCATTAAGCTGTCATATGGTGATAGAAGACCAGATAGATAGTCAGGAAATTCTACAACATGCAATTGATAAAATCAAAGATAAATTCCACATTGTGCACACCACCATTCAAATTGAAACTTCAAAGATTCAGCATAAAGAAACACTTTGTATGAAAAAGTATAATGAGTGTATTTTTTAG